A portion of the Lysinibacillus timonensis genome contains these proteins:
- a CDS encoding topoisomerase, with the protein MITKAIISGVVLSSILLVGCNGEKEEASELVLTDSEQEVVMEDQEFADLLSELKNEVIDSITEQTEIDSKSIAIMVGGSHVKGIIDASVGLPKDAKVDEPMIQQIVEHSIKNVVEQKNVTISEENITIIIEKY; encoded by the coding sequence ATGATAACAAAAGCTATAATTTCAGGAGTTGTATTAAGTTCGATTTTGTTAGTTGGGTGTAATGGTGAGAAAGAAGAAGCATCTGAATTAGTATTGACCGATAGCGAGCAGGAAGTAGTAATGGAGGATCAGGAATTTGCTGATTTATTATCAGAATTAAAAAATGAAGTAATAGATTCTATTACAGAACAAACTGAAATAGATAGTAAGTCAATCGCAATAATGGTAGGTGGTAGTCACGTTAAAGGGATTATAGATGCTTCAGTGGGATTACCGAAGGATGCAAAAGTTGATGAACCGATGATTCAACAAATCGTAGAACATTCTATTAAGAATGTTGTCGAACAAAAAAACGTTACAATTAGTGAAGAAAATATAACGATTATAATAGAGAAATACTAA
- the lepB gene encoding signal peptidase I has protein sequence MNKILVFLSIIVLLAGCESGNKEIYQFEGISMSPTITDQQKVVVNYDYYINKEIQRDDIILLNLEDTQHIKRVIGLPDELIQILDGTIYINSEPIDSEYDFVDVWADNILEDGIQLKSDEYFVIGDNLKPMTSKDSRSVGPIAKKDILGKVVEIK, from the coding sequence TTGAATAAGATTCTCGTGTTTTTATCTATTATTGTATTGTTAGCCGGATGTGAAAGTGGGAATAAAGAAATTTATCAATTTGAAGGCATATCTATGTCCCCCACAATAACTGATCAGCAAAAAGTAGTAGTTAATTACGATTACTATATAAATAAAGAAATACAACGTGATGATATTATATTACTTAATCTTGAGGATACGCAGCATATAAAAAGAGTAATAGGTTTGCCTGATGAATTGATTCAGATTTTAGATGGGACTATTTATATTAATAGCGAGCCAATAGACAGTGAATATGATTTTGTCGATGTGTGGGCTGATAACATACTTGAAGATGGCATTCAATTAAAGAGTGACGAGTATTTTGTAATTGGAGATAACCTTAAGCCGATGACAAGTAAGGATAGCCGTTCAGTAGGACCAATAGCAAAAAAAGATATTCTAGGAAAAGTGGTGGAAATAAAATAG
- a CDS encoding bile acid:sodium symporter family protein → MLNSFNKRLQALIPILTPLSLIIGVLFQHIGIHLLFLVPLLFAFMTFSSSLSMNFKDVKGFSKYPTIILFTIAFLHIIMPIWAYFLSTVIFNDQLLTIGYVISASVPTAITSVVWVSISRGNLPLCLSIILINSLLSPLIMPALLHVAVGKTIEIDTLSLIFDLLWMIVIPSLLGISLNQLTKGNIQETLGSKLAPFSKLCIFGVIMINSSAIAPYVKHITWELVGVIFVVFFIAVSGYVIALVIGHFLWKDISIIKAFVFIGGMRNTAIGVIVATTYFPAKVAMPVVFGMLFQQVLASLFSKVLEKYEQKYNPKSETTSV, encoded by the coding sequence ATGTTAAATAGTTTCAATAAACGGCTTCAGGCATTGATTCCTATTCTAACTCCTCTCAGTCTGATTATAGGTGTTTTATTTCAACATATCGGGATACATCTTTTATTTTTAGTTCCTTTGTTATTTGCATTTATGACGTTTAGCAGTAGTTTGAGTATGAACTTTAAAGATGTTAAAGGGTTTTCGAAATACCCAACTATTATTTTATTTACTATTGCTTTTTTACATATCATCATGCCTATTTGGGCATATTTTTTATCAACTGTCATCTTCAACGATCAATTACTGACAATTGGCTATGTTATATCAGCATCTGTTCCAACTGCAATTACAAGCGTAGTTTGGGTGAGTATTAGTCGGGGAAATCTCCCTTTATGTTTATCAATTATTTTAATTAACTCGTTACTTTCTCCATTAATTATGCCCGCTTTATTACATGTTGCTGTTGGAAAAACAATAGAAATTGATACATTATCACTAATTTTTGATTTACTATGGATGATTGTAATACCTTCATTATTAGGAATATCTCTAAATCAACTTACAAAAGGTAACATACAGGAGACACTTGGAAGTAAGCTTGCTCCATTCTCGAAGCTGTGCATATTTGGCGTGATTATGATTAATAGCAGTGCCATTGCCCCTTACGTGAAACATATTACGTGGGAGCTAGTTGGTGTCATTTTTGTTGTGTTTTTCATTGCTGTTTCTGGCTATGTCATTGCTTTAGTTATTGGGCATTTTCTATGGAAGGATATAAGTATTATAAAAGCTTTTGTTTTTATCGGGGGTATGCGAAATACCGCAATTGGTGTAATTGTAGCAACTACTTACTTCCCTGCAAAAGTAGCAATGCCAGTTGTGTTTGGCATGCTATTTCAACAAGTATTAGCATCATTGTTTAGTAAGGTCCTAGAAAAATACGAACAAAAGTATAATCCGAAAAGTGAAACAACATCTGTATAA
- a CDS encoding dihydrodipicolinate synthase family protein: MGHSNFNERFSTISAINIVPFKQETREIDWNGLEENIQFLLKNKLEVIVPNGNTGEFYSLTLEEANSITKEVVRLVDGKATVVAGVGYAVDTAIEMGKVAQKAGADCVMIHQPIHPYVTEQGAIEYFRKIIEALDIPSIIYFKDPNLSDNVLKELAPLEKLVGVKYAINDLPRFAKLVREVPTHHLIAWICGTAEKWAPFFFNAGAVGFTSGLVNLYPEKSFELLTALRENNLEVVWKAWSEILPFENLRAKNNNGNNVVVIKEAMELLGLTAGITREPVAPLEENDKKELIDILKLWNLTSKNLRV, translated from the coding sequence ATGGGTCACTCTAATTTCAACGAGAGGTTTTCTACTATTTCAGCTATTAATATTGTTCCATTTAAACAGGAAACAAGGGAAATCGATTGGAATGGGTTGGAAGAGAACATCCAATTCCTTTTAAAAAATAAGCTAGAAGTCATTGTGCCAAATGGAAATACCGGCGAATTCTATTCTTTAACCTTAGAGGAAGCAAATAGCATTACAAAAGAAGTAGTTCGCCTAGTGGATGGAAAAGCTACTGTTGTAGCAGGGGTTGGCTATGCAGTGGACACTGCAATTGAAATGGGAAAAGTAGCTCAAAAAGCTGGAGCTGATTGTGTTATGATTCATCAACCAATTCATCCTTATGTGACAGAACAAGGTGCTATAGAATATTTCAGAAAAATCATTGAAGCGCTAGATATACCATCCATTATATATTTTAAAGATCCTAATTTAAGTGATAACGTACTAAAGGAATTGGCCCCACTAGAGAAACTAGTAGGAGTAAAATATGCCATTAATGATTTACCGAGGTTTGCAAAACTTGTTAGGGAAGTACCTACACATCATCTTATCGCATGGATTTGCGGTACTGCAGAAAAGTGGGCGCCATTTTTCTTCAATGCTGGAGCAGTCGGATTTACATCTGGACTAGTGAATCTTTACCCTGAAAAATCATTTGAATTGTTAACAGCATTACGCGAAAATAACTTGGAGGTCGTATGGAAAGCTTGGTCTGAAATATTACCATTTGAGAATCTAAGAGCAAAAAATAATAACGGTAATAATGTAGTAGTGATTAAAGAGGCTATGGAACTACTCGGTTTAACGGCTGGTATAACTAGGGAACCAGTTGCACCTTTAGAGGAGAATGACAAAAAAGAATTAATCGATATTCTCAAGTTATGGAATTTAACTTCAAAAAACTTAAGAGTTTAA
- a CDS encoding HpcH/HpaI aldolase/citrate lyase family protein: MFNNKLKATLNSNSQETVFGVFIGFPSTQLVEMAGYNGFDVIVIDNEHGMLSAENIEHMVIASENVGATPLVRVSSSSESEILKVMDRGAHGVHVPQVEDKEQVKKIVEAVKYPPIGKRGAAFSMRAAQYGIVPIHEYLEHANEQSLICIHIESSKAMENLEEILSVEGIDMVYIGPTDLSVSLGFGGRIDHPEVLKNIDKIYETARKYKVKVGIHTKDKAGAKARKEWGADYVCLTVTSLVNHSFKEYITEAKSESEISL, translated from the coding sequence TTGTTTAACAATAAATTAAAGGCCACACTTAATAGTAATTCACAAGAAACAGTTTTCGGAGTATTTATTGGTTTTCCAAGTACACAATTAGTTGAAATGGCTGGATACAATGGCTTTGATGTCATTGTCATTGATAATGAGCATGGTATGCTTTCAGCCGAAAATATTGAACATATGGTTATAGCTTCTGAAAATGTTGGCGCTACTCCATTGGTGCGCGTTAGCTCAAGTAGTGAAAGTGAAATTTTAAAAGTTATGGATAGAGGAGCACATGGTGTCCACGTGCCCCAAGTTGAAGATAAAGAACAGGTTAAAAAAATCGTTGAGGCGGTTAAATATCCGCCAATAGGAAAAAGAGGAGCTGCGTTTTCCATGAGGGCAGCTCAATACGGAATAGTGCCGATACATGAATATTTGGAACATGCAAATGAACAAAGTTTAATTTGTATTCACATTGAATCTAGTAAAGCAATGGAAAACCTTGAAGAAATTTTAAGTGTTGAAGGAATTGACATGGTTTATATTGGCCCTACTGACTTATCCGTTTCTTTAGGATTTGGTGGTCGAATCGATCATCCTGAAGTATTGAAGAATATTGATAAAATTTACGAGACTGCTAGAAAGTATAAAGTAAAAGTTGGGATTCATACGAAAGATAAAGCTGGTGCAAAAGCCAGAAAAGAATGGGGAGCAGATTATGTATGTTTAACAGTCACATCCCTAGTTAACCATTCTTTTAAGGAATATATAACGGAAGCGAAAAGTGAATCCGAAATAAGCTTGTAA